A DNA window from Haloactinospora alba contains the following coding sequences:
- a CDS encoding RtcB family protein: MPYTEAEGARVPIRMWADPETVEPAAMDQLRNITRLPWVHGLAAMPDVHFGKGATVGSVIAMQGAVSPAAVGVDIGCGMTAVRSSLHADDLPEDLGPFRSKLEKVIPVGPRSHERPVDPRRIHGVRTAGWTSFWEGFDDLTPAVRHRYERAANQIGTLGGGNHFLEVCLDGAGTVWLVLHSGSRNIGKELAEHHIEEARRLPHNQDLPDNDLAVFLADTPEMSAYRHDLFWAQEYARINREVMMGLACSVTRELFPRVTFDDQVSCHHNYVAEETYDGTRVLVTRKGAIRAGEGEIGIIPGSMATGTYIVRGLGNRDAFNSAAHGAGRRMSRNKAKKTFSEADLAEQTAGVECRKDAGVLDEIPGAYKDLSAVMEASTDLVEVVAHLRQVICVKG, encoded by the coding sequence ATGCCATACACCGAAGCTGAGGGCGCGCGTGTCCCCATCCGGATGTGGGCCGACCCGGAGACAGTCGAGCCCGCAGCGATGGACCAGCTGCGCAACATAACTCGTCTGCCCTGGGTGCACGGCCTCGCCGCGATGCCCGATGTCCACTTCGGCAAGGGCGCGACCGTAGGCTCTGTCATCGCCATGCAGGGGGCGGTCTCCCCGGCCGCCGTCGGAGTGGACATCGGGTGCGGCATGACCGCGGTCAGGTCCTCGCTGCACGCGGATGACCTTCCCGAGGACCTGGGACCGTTCCGTTCCAAGCTGGAGAAGGTGATCCCGGTGGGGCCCCGGTCACACGAGCGCCCCGTGGACCCGCGCCGGATCCACGGGGTGAGGACCGCCGGGTGGACGAGCTTCTGGGAGGGCTTCGACGATCTGACCCCGGCGGTTCGGCACCGCTACGAACGCGCCGCCAACCAGATCGGGACGCTCGGCGGCGGGAACCACTTCCTGGAAGTCTGTCTGGACGGTGCCGGAACGGTGTGGCTCGTGCTGCACTCCGGCTCGCGCAACATCGGCAAGGAGCTGGCGGAGCACCACATCGAAGAGGCCCGCCGGCTGCCGCACAACCAGGACCTTCCGGACAACGACCTGGCGGTGTTCCTCGCGGACACTCCCGAGATGTCCGCCTACCGGCACGACCTGTTCTGGGCACAGGAGTACGCGCGGATCAACCGTGAGGTCATGATGGGGTTGGCCTGTAGCGTGACGCGCGAGCTGTTTCCGCGGGTCACGTTCGACGACCAGGTCTCGTGCCACCACAACTATGTCGCTGAGGAGACCTACGACGGCACTCGGGTCCTCGTCACCCGCAAGGGCGCGATCCGCGCGGGAGAAGGGGAGATAGGAATAATCCCGGGCTCCATGGCGACGGGCACCTACATCGTGCGCGGGTTGGGGAACCGGGACGCGTTCAACTCCGCCGCGCACGGTGCGGGCCGTAGGATGAGCCGGAACAAGGCCAAGAAGACCTTCTCCGAGGCGGATCTTGCCGAGCAGACCGCCGGCGTGGAGTGCCGTAAGGACGCGGGGGTGCTGGACGAGATCCCGGGAGCCTACAAGGATCTTTCCGCGGTGATGGAGGCCTCCACGGATCTGGTGGAAGTCGTCGCCCACCTGCGGCAGGTGATCTGCGTCAAGGGGTGA
- a CDS encoding putative quinol monooxygenase, with protein MIFIAVKFTVRPERSEEWLSLVDDFTQATRQEPGNLFFEWSRSVDDPNQFVLLEAFASPEAGEAHVNSAHFQNAISWMPDVVAATPQIINTEVPSDGWSQMAEVTPNQ; from the coding sequence GTGATTTTCATCGCCGTCAAGTTCACTGTCCGTCCGGAGCGGAGCGAGGAGTGGCTCTCCCTCGTCGATGACTTCACTCAGGCCACGCGCCAGGAGCCGGGAAACCTGTTCTTCGAGTGGTCCCGGAGCGTCGACGACCCCAACCAGTTCGTCCTGCTCGAGGCGTTCGCCTCTCCCGAGGCGGGCGAGGCGCACGTGAACTCCGCGCACTTCCAGAACGCCATCTCCTGGATGCCCGATGTCGTGGCCGCGACTCCCCAGATCATCAACACTGAGGTACCGAGCGACGGTTGGTCCCAGATGGCCGAGGTGACCCCGAACCAGTAG
- a CDS encoding GNAT family N-acetyltransferase has product MMVRDARAAEMPRVGELRVRTYTEQGLLGPGSDYAHTLRRLGDGSGDRVLVAVEGGSLLGTATFKPYREDSEVAHFPDEAELRAVAVAPESHRRGVGRELVEATLRVAREYGTRRLVLSTQPAMTAAQHMYEKMGFVRIPERDWSPYRGLTLLAYERALDGSCGNSPR; this is encoded by the coding sequence ATGATGGTGCGCGACGCCCGTGCGGCGGAAATGCCGCGTGTGGGAGAACTCCGGGTCCGGACGTACACGGAGCAGGGCCTGCTGGGTCCGGGCTCGGACTACGCGCACACGCTGCGCCGTCTGGGCGACGGCAGTGGCGACCGGGTTCTGGTGGCGGTCGAGGGCGGTTCCCTCCTCGGAACGGCGACGTTCAAACCGTACCGGGAGGATAGCGAGGTCGCGCACTTCCCGGACGAGGCGGAGCTGCGGGCAGTAGCCGTCGCTCCCGAGAGCCATCGTCGCGGTGTCGGACGGGAACTGGTGGAGGCGACGCTGCGCGTGGCCCGGGAGTACGGTACCCGGCGCCTGGTCCTGTCCACACAACCCGCTATGACGGCCGCGCAGCACATGTACGAGAAGATGGGGTTCGTCCGGATCCCGGAACGGGACTGGTCCCCCTACCGCGGTCTCACCCTCTTGGCTTACGAGCGGGCGCTGGACGGATCGTGCGGGAACAGCCCGCGCTAA
- the mobA gene encoding molybdenum cofactor guanylyltransferase — MQEHMVDPYDTVILAGGEAARMGSVDKPALEVADRTLLERVADAAAGTTRTIVVGPPRDRPAARYVREEPSGGGPVPALRAGLAHVTAPWVTLLAGDLPFLGSAHVAALRRVAGGRAGAVLLDGRGKRQWLVSVWHAATLRAALGSYSGNSLHGLLMPLDAATLSLPETEIWAAFDCDTPEELAEARRHGASQSERRRGDGP, encoded by the coding sequence GTGCAGGAACACATGGTGGATCCCTACGACACGGTGATCCTGGCCGGCGGTGAAGCCGCCCGGATGGGCAGCGTGGACAAACCCGCGTTGGAAGTCGCCGACCGCACGCTGTTGGAACGGGTCGCCGACGCTGCTGCCGGAACCACCAGGACCATAGTCGTCGGTCCGCCCCGGGACAGGCCCGCCGCTCGCTACGTCCGGGAGGAACCGTCCGGCGGCGGACCGGTGCCCGCCCTGCGTGCCGGTCTCGCCCACGTTACGGCCCCCTGGGTCACGTTACTGGCGGGAGACCTACCGTTCCTCGGCTCCGCGCACGTGGCCGCGCTGCGGAGGGTGGCAGGAGGGCGTGCCGGAGCCGTTCTCCTGGACGGTAGGGGCAAGCGGCAGTGGCTGGTGAGCGTGTGGCACGCCGCAACGCTGCGTGCGGCGCTCGGGAGCTACAGCGGAAACTCGTTGCACGGCCTGCTCATGCCGCTGGACGCCGCCACACTCTCCCTGCCGGAAACCGAGATCTGGGCCGCGTTCGACTGTGACACGCCCGAGGAACTCGCCGAGGCCCGTCGTCACGGTGCTTCCCAGAGTGAGCGGCGGCGCGGGGACGGGCCGTGA
- a CDS encoding dodecin has translation MSEHTYRVTEIVGTSPEGIEPAIRNGIERAAATLRGLDWFEVTEIRGHLDGESIAHVQVGMKVGFRLED, from the coding sequence ATGAGCGAACACACCTACCGTGTCACCGAGATCGTCGGTACATCACCGGAGGGGATCGAACCCGCGATCCGCAACGGGATCGAACGCGCCGCGGCGACGCTGCGCGGGCTCGACTGGTTCGAGGTGACCGAGATACGCGGACATCTTGACGGTGAGTCCATCGCCCATGTCCAGGTCGGTATGAAAGTGGGGTTCCGTCTGGAGGACTGA
- a CDS encoding metallopeptidase TldD-related protein, producing the protein MSQSSPQAVVERALELSRAHACMVVVEEKTTANLRWAQTSLTTNGVTHGRSVTVIALHESDRGTRVGVKERSGMRDEELEDLVRAAEAASIEAVPSEDAMPLLTPEATGTGGDWDTPPVHTGVSVFSGFAPALGRVFGRCSASGRVLYGYAEHEITSTFFGSSTGVRLRHDQPTGTVEINAKSAPPGTSGGHSTWVGQATRDFSDINPDALEEELGRRMGWSQRRTELPAGRYETLLPPSAVADMMVALYGSSGARDAVEGRTVFSAAGGGTRVGDQLSSLPLTLFSDPHEPGLECAPFVLSDTPGRDVTAFDNGMPLRRTEWVSDGGLAALGQTRYSAELTGLAPTAAIDNLVLRHEGARDSLDDMVARTERGLLLTCLWYIRPVDPQTLLLTGLTRDGVYLVEDGAVTAAVNNFRFNESPVSLLSRATEAGATVPALSREEGDWFPRTAMPPMRIPDFNMSTVSKAS; encoded by the coding sequence TTGAGCCAGTCGTCCCCGCAAGCCGTTGTGGAGCGGGCGTTGGAGTTGTCTCGCGCGCATGCCTGCATGGTGGTGGTTGAGGAGAAGACCACGGCCAACCTGCGCTGGGCCCAGACGTCGCTCACGACCAACGGTGTCACCCATGGCCGGAGCGTCACCGTGATCGCACTACACGAAAGCGACCGCGGAACCCGGGTGGGTGTCAAAGAACGCAGCGGGATGCGCGACGAGGAGTTGGAGGACCTGGTCCGCGCCGCGGAGGCCGCCAGCATCGAAGCCGTGCCTTCCGAGGACGCCATGCCGCTCCTCACCCCGGAGGCGACCGGCACCGGAGGTGACTGGGACACGCCTCCGGTACACACCGGTGTTTCCGTCTTCTCCGGCTTCGCACCAGCGCTGGGGCGGGTGTTCGGCAGGTGTTCCGCGTCGGGACGCGTGCTCTACGGCTACGCCGAGCACGAGATAACGTCGACCTTCTTCGGAAGTTCCACCGGGGTGCGCCTGCGCCACGACCAGCCCACCGGCACCGTGGAGATCAACGCGAAGTCGGCTCCTCCCGGAACGAGCGGGGGGCACTCCACGTGGGTCGGTCAGGCAACCCGGGACTTCAGCGACATCAATCCCGACGCTCTCGAGGAGGAGCTGGGACGGCGGATGGGATGGTCCCAGCGCCGGACGGAGCTTCCCGCCGGACGTTACGAGACGCTGTTGCCGCCTTCCGCGGTGGCGGACATGATGGTTGCCCTGTACGGCAGTTCCGGTGCTCGCGACGCCGTGGAGGGGCGCACCGTGTTCTCCGCCGCCGGAGGGGGGACCCGGGTGGGTGACCAGCTCTCCTCGCTGCCGCTGACACTGTTCAGCGATCCGCACGAGCCCGGTTTGGAGTGCGCACCGTTCGTGCTCTCCGATACGCCGGGGCGCGACGTCACAGCGTTCGACAATGGAATGCCGCTGCGCCGGACGGAGTGGGTCTCCGACGGCGGTCTCGCCGCGCTGGGGCAGACACGCTACTCGGCCGAGCTGACCGGGCTGGCGCCGACGGCGGCGATCGACAACCTGGTGCTGCGACACGAGGGAGCCCGGGACAGCTTGGACGACATGGTGGCGCGCACAGAACGCGGCCTGCTGTTGACGTGCCTGTGGTACATCCGGCCGGTGGATCCCCAGACCCTGCTGCTGACCGGGCTCACCCGGGACGGTGTCTACCTCGTGGAGGACGGCGCGGTCACAGCAGCGGTCAACAACTTCCGTTTCAACGAGTCTCCGGTAAGCCTGCTGAGCCGCGCCACGGAAGCCGGTGCCACCGTTCCCGCCCTCTCCCGGGAGGAGGGGGACTGGTTCCCTCGCACGGCCATGCCTCCGATGCGGATCCCCGACTTCAACATGTCCACGGTCAGCAAGGCTTCCTAG
- a CDS encoding TldD/PmbA family protein → MPDIDSDFLALPLRKLADAALQRARELGVEHADFRLERVRGQSLSLTDGALETATDSDTLGFAVRVVHNGVWGFAAETELDAALPATTTVAAAVAERAVEVARVAAAISTERIELAPEPAHRDVQWVSSYETDPFAVSTGEKTALLAEWSRRLLDDSRVDHVDTGVVQVKEQKFYADTSGTTSTQQRVRLAPVLEVLASRDGKLDSMQTLTPPAGRGWEYVPTLEQELDELPELLAEKLAAPSVAPGPRDLVIDPSNLWLTIHESVGHATELDRALGYEAAYAGTSFATVDQLGSLQYGSPLMNVTGDRTTEHGLATIGYDDEGVATSSFDLVREGVLVGYQRDRRISRLQGYERSNGCAFADSPTTMPIQRMANVSLAPDPSGPTTQGLVSGVERGIYIVGNRSWSIDMQRYNFQFTGQRFYQIENGRITGMLRDVAYQATTTDFWNSLSALGGPQTYMLGGSFMCGKGQPGQVASVSHGCPSALFTGVRVLNTVQEAGN, encoded by the coding sequence GTGCCTGATATCGATTCTGACTTCCTTGCCTTGCCGTTGCGCAAGCTGGCTGACGCAGCACTGCAACGCGCCCGGGAACTAGGCGTGGAACACGCCGACTTCCGGCTGGAACGCGTCCGGGGACAGAGCCTCTCCCTCACCGACGGCGCGTTGGAGACCGCCACGGACTCGGACACCCTCGGGTTCGCCGTACGGGTCGTCCATAACGGCGTCTGGGGGTTCGCGGCCGAGACCGAGCTGGACGCCGCCCTCCCGGCCACCACCACTGTGGCAGCGGCGGTGGCGGAACGCGCTGTCGAGGTGGCCAGGGTTGCGGCGGCGATCAGTACCGAACGCATCGAGCTCGCTCCCGAACCGGCGCACCGCGACGTGCAGTGGGTCTCCTCCTACGAGACCGATCCTTTCGCCGTGTCGACCGGGGAGAAGACCGCCCTGCTCGCCGAATGGAGCCGGCGCCTGCTGGACGACTCCCGGGTCGACCATGTGGACACGGGAGTCGTCCAGGTCAAAGAGCAGAAGTTCTACGCGGACACCTCCGGAACCACCAGCACCCAACAGCGCGTACGGCTGGCGCCCGTACTCGAGGTCCTGGCCAGCCGGGACGGCAAGCTGGACAGCATGCAGACGCTCACGCCCCCGGCGGGACGCGGCTGGGAGTACGTCCCCACCCTCGAACAGGAGTTGGACGAGCTACCGGAGCTACTCGCCGAGAAGCTCGCCGCCCCCAGCGTCGCCCCCGGACCCCGGGACCTCGTGATCGATCCCTCCAACCTGTGGCTGACGATCCACGAGTCGGTCGGTCACGCGACCGAGCTGGACCGGGCACTCGGCTACGAGGCCGCTTACGCGGGGACGTCGTTCGCCACCGTGGACCAGCTCGGCTCGTTGCAGTACGGCTCGCCACTGATGAACGTCACCGGGGACCGCACGACAGAACACGGTCTCGCCACGATCGGCTACGACGACGAGGGCGTTGCCACCTCCTCGTTCGACCTGGTCCGCGAGGGTGTCCTCGTCGGCTACCAGCGGGACCGGCGCATATCCCGCCTGCAGGGCTACGAGCGGTCCAACGGTTGCGCGTTCGCCGACTCCCCCACGACCATGCCGATCCAGCGTATGGCGAACGTGTCCCTCGCTCCCGACCCTTCCGGCCCTACGACCCAGGGACTGGTATCGGGGGTGGAACGCGGCATCTACATCGTCGGCAACCGCAGCTGGTCGATCGACATGCAGCGGTACAACTTCCAGTTCACCGGGCAGCGCTTCTACCAGATCGAAAACGGGCGCATCACCGGGATGCTGCGGGACGTGGCGTACCAGGCCACAACCACCGACTTCTGGAACTCCCTCTCCGCCCTGGGAGGGCCACAGACATACATGCTGGGCGGTTCGTTCATGTGCGGCAAGGGGCAACCGGGGCAGGTCGCTTCGGTCAGTCACGGGTGCCCCAGCGCCCTCTTCACGGGTGTGCGCGTCCTCAACACGGTTCAGGAGGCCGGAAATTGA
- a CDS encoding flavin reductase family protein: protein MWRSPDTEVAESPEEDSLLARSDALPRGTGVSADRFRTALGTHAAGVVVVTAAPGEDPVGVTATSFTSVSVDPPLVSFYINAGSNTWPGIRSAETFAVNILGQGQHATATRFATTGIDRFASPTRWHRGPEGLPLLEGAAAHVLCLHHESLAVGDHWLVVGKVARTAADGESTPLLYHRGRYGRFEP from the coding sequence GTGTGGAGATCCCCGGACACCGAGGTGGCGGAATCCCCGGAAGAGGATTCGCTTCTCGCACGCTCGGATGCCCTGCCGCGTGGCACTGGTGTCAGCGCCGACCGGTTCCGTACCGCTCTGGGAACGCACGCCGCGGGAGTCGTCGTGGTAACCGCCGCTCCCGGGGAGGACCCCGTCGGGGTGACAGCGACGTCGTTCACCAGTGTGAGTGTCGATCCTCCCCTGGTGTCGTTCTACATCAACGCGGGATCCAACACATGGCCCGGAATCCGGTCGGCCGAGACGTTCGCTGTCAACATCCTCGGCCAGGGCCAGCACGCTACCGCGACACGGTTCGCCACAACGGGTATCGACCGTTTCGCCTCCCCCACACGGTGGCACCGCGGCCCCGAAGGGCTTCCCCTGTTGGAGGGAGCCGCGGCGCACGTGCTGTGCCTCCACCACGAGTCGCTCGCGGTGGGGGACCACTGGCTCGTCGTGGGAAAGGTGGCACGGACAGCAGCCGACGGGGAGAGCACCCCGTTGCTCTACCACCGCGGCCGTTACGGGCGCTTCGAGCCGTGA
- a CDS encoding LCP family protein, whose product MARQEGRRTTSRPSTGRALLWTAGSVLLPGLAHLRTGRRASGWTMLITFLVLLATGLVAWVMFNGDIARSARIVSQGRWLLTIGAAAFVIAVLWMTVVVHSWFITAPEQAGRPARLLGGALVVLLCLTIAAPAAAVMRTAYTAYDTLSSVFVSDGDSEGEPHDASNPWNGRERVNVLLLGGDSGSNRYGMRTDSMMAASIDIEHGDVVLVGIPRNLEDVQFPEGSRLAEAYPPPEGYDRLLNDVYQTVAEEPDKYAENPDAADPAADTLKSVIGHITGIELDYYALVDMEGFEGLIDAIGGIDVRIEEPIPYGQQGDVLEAGKQHLDGNEALWYGRSRVQSSDYARMGRQGCLLKYVAEQADPTTVLSSFQDLAGATKKTLRTDIPQSKASAFIELADYVANEGDMKTLQLSPPQVQTAYPDWKEIKRLVAEALQEQEDQQSRTDEDVTPEDVTPEEAEGGSDGSGGAEEEQAEPGSADPSPTTPGRQVGDEADSLDELCPS is encoded by the coding sequence ATGGCACGACAAGAAGGACGGCGCACCACGAGCCGTCCGAGCACCGGCCGAGCACTGCTGTGGACTGCCGGTTCGGTCCTGCTCCCGGGGCTCGCCCACCTCCGTACGGGGCGTCGGGCCTCCGGATGGACGATGCTGATCACGTTCCTCGTTCTCCTGGCGACCGGCCTGGTCGCATGGGTCATGTTCAACGGTGACATAGCGCGCAGCGCCCGGATCGTCTCCCAGGGCCGATGGCTGCTGACCATCGGCGCCGCCGCCTTCGTCATCGCCGTGCTGTGGATGACGGTCGTCGTACACTCGTGGTTCATCACCGCTCCCGAGCAGGCGGGACGGCCAGCCCGCCTGCTCGGTGGTGCCCTCGTCGTCCTGCTGTGCCTCACCATCGCCGCGCCTGCGGCGGCTGTCATGCGCACCGCCTACACCGCCTACGACACGCTCTCCTCCGTGTTCGTCTCGGACGGTGACTCCGAGGGGGAACCGCACGACGCCAGCAACCCGTGGAACGGGCGGGAACGAGTCAACGTCCTCCTGCTCGGCGGTGACTCGGGGAGCAACCGCTACGGGATGCGCACCGACTCGATGATGGCCGCCAGCATCGACATCGAACACGGCGACGTCGTCCTCGTCGGGATCCCCCGCAATCTCGAGGACGTCCAGTTCCCGGAGGGGTCCAGGCTCGCCGAGGCCTACCCCCCTCCCGAGGGGTACGACCGGCTACTCAACGACGTCTACCAGACCGTCGCCGAGGAGCCGGACAAGTACGCCGAGAACCCGGACGCCGCGGACCCAGCCGCTGACACGCTCAAAAGCGTCATCGGTCACATAACCGGTATCGAGCTGGACTACTACGCTCTCGTCGACATGGAGGGCTTCGAAGGACTCATCGACGCCATCGGCGGTATCGACGTCCGGATCGAGGAACCGATCCCCTACGGCCAGCAGGGCGACGTGCTCGAGGCCGGAAAGCAGCACCTCGACGGCAACGAGGCGCTCTGGTACGGACGCAGCCGGGTGCAGAGCAGCGACTACGCCCGCATGGGGCGTCAGGGGTGCCTGCTCAAGTACGTGGCCGAACAGGCCGACCCCACGACCGTCCTGAGCAGCTTCCAGGATCTAGCGGGCGCCACGAAGAAAACGCTGCGCACCGACATCCCGCAGTCGAAGGCCTCCGCCTTCATCGAACTCGCCGATTACGTCGCCAACGAGGGCGACATGAAAACGCTTCAGCTCTCCCCGCCACAGGTGCAGACCGCCTACCCCGACTGGAAGGAGATCAAGAGACTCGTCGCGGAGGCGCTCCAGGAGCAGGAGGACCAGCAGTCCCGCACGGACGAGGACGTCACCCCTGAGGACGTCACCCCTGAGGAGGCAGAGGGCGGTTCCGACGGTTCCGGGGGCGCTGAGGAGGAACAGGCCGAGCCCGGCTCCGCCGACCCCTCCCCCACCACACCCGGTCGGCAGGTGGGTGACGAGGCCGACTCACTCGACGAGCTCTGCCCCTCGTGA
- a CDS encoding Lrp/AsnC family transcriptional regulator, producing the protein MLDAVDTALVRALQGDGRATYQALADAVGLSRTAVRSRVKQLVDTGAIRIVGVLHAGVLGKEVLGQVSLQMCGPVRPVLDELYAWGTVTFAAQTAGQFPAVAYLRVHDDTDLAHALAELRALPGVAATDVFRTESVVKDAYTSAGTLRDTAIDPLDWRLVRHLQSDGRASYATLARHVGLSQAAARSRVVRLLNAGVVHVTAVVEPSVVGSEEQIGFGVLCRGDAASLACRLADFSAVSFAATGFGRHDVIGTITATDRGLLAEVLELIRADDAVNHVETWEYLSVTKEPHRDLVSVADGDSPEEQE; encoded by the coding sequence GTGCTCGATGCGGTCGATACGGCGCTTGTGCGGGCGCTGCAGGGGGACGGAAGAGCGACATATCAGGCTTTGGCGGACGCGGTCGGTCTTTCTCGGACGGCGGTGCGCTCCCGGGTGAAGCAGCTCGTGGACACCGGTGCTATCCGTATCGTAGGGGTCCTGCACGCCGGGGTCCTGGGGAAGGAAGTGCTCGGACAAGTCTCGCTGCAGATGTGCGGGCCCGTGCGTCCCGTCCTGGACGAGCTGTACGCGTGGGGTACGGTGACGTTCGCCGCGCAGACCGCGGGGCAGTTCCCTGCCGTCGCCTATCTGCGGGTGCACGACGACACGGACCTTGCGCACGCCCTCGCGGAGCTTCGCGCGCTGCCCGGCGTTGCGGCAACCGACGTGTTCAGGACGGAATCGGTTGTGAAGGACGCCTACACGAGTGCCGGGACGCTGCGGGACACGGCTATCGACCCGCTGGACTGGCGGCTCGTGCGTCACCTGCAGAGCGACGGGCGGGCTTCTTACGCGACCCTGGCCCGTCATGTCGGGTTATCCCAGGCGGCTGCGCGTTCGCGTGTCGTGCGCCTGTTGAACGCTGGTGTGGTACATGTGACAGCCGTGGTGGAGCCCTCCGTGGTCGGTTCGGAGGAACAGATCGGGTTCGGCGTGCTCTGCCGCGGCGACGCCGCGTCGCTCGCCTGCCGCCTGGCGGACTTCTCCGCCGTGTCGTTCGCCGCTACCGGGTTCGGCCGCCACGACGTCATCGGTACCATCACAGCGACCGACCGCGGCCTTCTCGCGGAGGTACTGGAACTCATCCGCGCCGATGACGCGGTCAACCATGTCGAGACGTGGGAGTACCTGAGCGTGACCAAGGAGCCACATCGCGACCTCGTGTCCGTGGCGGACGGGGACTCGCCGGAGGAACAGGAATGA
- the folP gene encoding dihydropteroate synthase: MSGQGVLRLRGREYGPDSPAVMGVINRTPDSFYDHGATFGFDAALRAAEAAVHRGADIIDIGGVKAGYGAYVSAEEEARRTAPVIAELRAQHPDVVISVDTWRAPVARECVAAGADLVNDTWAGADPELARVAAESGAGLVCSHSGGLAPRTDPHRVAYRDVVADVVATVEELAERAVSLGVPPERIVVDPTHDFGKNTYHSLELTRRLGELAGRGWPMLVAVSNKDFIGEVLDAPVAERWAGTLAVLAVSAWQGACVFRVHDVAAARAALDAVTGLAYANAR; the protein is encoded by the coding sequence ATGAGCGGGCAGGGAGTACTGCGTCTGCGCGGCCGCGAGTACGGTCCGGACAGTCCCGCGGTTATGGGTGTGATCAACCGGACTCCCGACTCCTTCTACGACCACGGAGCGACGTTCGGGTTCGATGCCGCTCTGCGTGCCGCCGAAGCGGCGGTGCACCGGGGAGCCGACATTATCGACATCGGTGGGGTCAAGGCCGGATACGGTGCTTACGTCTCCGCGGAGGAGGAGGCGCGGCGGACGGCTCCGGTCATCGCCGAACTGCGTGCCCAGCACCCCGACGTGGTGATCTCGGTGGACACCTGGCGGGCACCGGTGGCCAGGGAGTGCGTCGCCGCGGGGGCCGACCTGGTCAACGACACGTGGGCCGGGGCGGACCCCGAGCTGGCACGTGTGGCGGCCGAGAGCGGGGCAGGACTGGTGTGCAGCCACAGTGGTGGGCTTGCGCCGCGCACTGATCCGCACCGGGTGGCGTATCGGGACGTGGTGGCCGACGTCGTCGCCACTGTCGAGGAACTGGCCGAACGGGCCGTCTCCCTGGGGGTTCCTCCCGAACGGATCGTGGTGGACCCCACACACGACTTCGGGAAGAACACCTACCATTCCTTGGAGCTCACCCGCAGGTTGGGAGAGCTGGCCGGACGTGGTTGGCCCATGTTGGTCGCCGTTTCCAACAAGGACTTCATCGGTGAGGTCCTCGACGCACCGGTTGCCGAGCGGTGGGCGGGCACTCTGGCCGTGCTGGCGGTCTCCGCCTGGCAGGGGGCGTGCGTGTTCCGGGTGCACGACGTCGCTGCCGCTCGCGCCGCGTTGGACGCGGTGACCGGTCTGGCGTACGCGAACGCGCGGTGA
- a CDS encoding FadR/GntR family transcriptional regulator has product MPLASTRRTGLVDQVISQLRTQIDSGEWAVGDRIPTESELSEQLEVGRNTVREAVRALSHAGLLEIRQGAGTFVRASSELGGALRRRLERSQLRENLEVRRALEVEAARLAALQHTTDDLADIERALSLRDEAWREQNMGAFVEADFAFHRAVVNATHNTLLTELYDDIAQVVYESIAHTAYEQPPNHEGIDHSGLAQAIRDSAPERALREAACYLDELLALAAE; this is encoded by the coding sequence GTGCCCCTCGCCTCAACACGACGGACCGGACTCGTCGACCAGGTGATCAGCCAGCTACGCACCCAGATCGACTCCGGGGAGTGGGCTGTGGGCGACCGGATTCCCACCGAGTCCGAACTCTCGGAGCAGCTGGAGGTCGGGCGCAACACCGTTCGGGAGGCCGTGCGCGCGCTCTCCCATGCCGGCCTTCTCGAGATTCGTCAGGGAGCAGGGACGTTCGTGCGCGCCTCCAGCGAACTGGGCGGGGCCCTGCGCCGCAGGTTGGAACGGTCGCAGCTGCGGGAGAACCTCGAGGTGCGACGCGCCCTGGAGGTGGAGGCGGCCCGGTTGGCCGCGCTCCAGCACACCACGGACGACCTCGCCGACATCGAGCGCGCGCTGTCACTGCGCGACGAGGCATGGCGCGAGCAGAACATGGGCGCTTTCGTGGAAGCGGACTTCGCGTTCCACCGCGCCGTGGTCAACGCCACCCACAACACGCTGTTGACCGAGCTGTACGACGACATCGCGCAGGTGGTCTACGAGAGCATCGCCCATACCGCCTACGAACAGCCGCCGAACCACGAGGGCATCGACCACAGCGGACTGGCCCAGGCCATCCGGGACAGCGCTCCCGAACGGGCGCTGCGCGAGGCGGCGTGCTACCTCGACGAGCTGCTGGCGCTGGCCGCCGAATGA